The following proteins are co-located in the Xiphophorus maculatus strain JP 163 A chromosome 8, X_maculatus-5.0-male, whole genome shotgun sequence genome:
- the LOC102217396 gene encoding sphingosine 1-phosphate receptor 3-like, producing the protein MNVVLLHYNYTGKLGNQQMTPINNVDFQRIVSLIVSLIVLENLTVLVAIWRNHRFHNRMYFFIGNLALCDLLAGVSYMVNLLLSGDKTFDLSPTLWFIREGSTFVALSASIFSLLAIAIERHLTMIKMRPYDANKNYRVFLLIGTCWLIAVILGALPILGWNCIDNLPDCSTVLSLYSKKYVAFYITVFIILLLAMSVLYARIYILVKFSSRKVSKHSNSEHAMSLLRTVIIVVGVFIACWTPLFILLLVDVASEQHFPVLYQADWFIALAVLNSAMNPVIYTLVSREMRRAFLALVCGVCYKMKTFCGRRWEQAVPGAQANLEEIME; encoded by the coding sequence ATGAATGTCGTACTCCTTCACTACAATTACACTGGGAAGCTGGGAAACCAGCAGATGACTCCCATTAATAATGTGGACTTTCAAAGAATCGTCTCCCTCATCGTTTCCCTCATCGTTCTGGAGAACCTCACCGTTCTGGTGGCCATATGGAGGAACCACAGGTTCCACAACCGAATGTACTTCTTCATTGGGAACCTGGCACTGTGTGACCTGCTGGCTGGAGTCTCCTACATGGTCAACTTGCTCCTCTCTGGGGATAAGACGTTTGATCTCTCACCGACTCTGTGGTTTATCAGAGAGGGCAGCACATTTGTAGCACTCAGTGCCTCCATCTTCAGTCTTTTGGCCATCGCCATAGAGAGACACCTGACTATGATCAAAATGAGACCTTATGATGCCAACAAGAACTACAGAGTGTTTCTGCTTATAGGGACCTGCTGGCTGATTGCTGTGATCCTGGGAGCTTTACCCATCTTGGGTTGGAACTGCATTGACAACCTCCCAGACTGTTCCACAGTCCTGTCTCTTTACAGCAAGAAATATGTAGCTTTCTACATCACAGTTTTCATAATCTTGCTTTTAGCCATGTCAGTCCTTTATGCTCGCATCTACATCCTGGTAAAATTCAGCAGCCGAAAGGTGAGTAAGCACAGCAACTCTGAGCACGCTATGTCCCTTCTGCGCACCGTCATTATTGTAGTCGGAGTCTTCATCGCCTGCTGGACACCCCTCTTCATCCTGCTCCTGGTGGATGTGGCATCTGAGCAGCACTTTCCAGTCCTCTACCAGGCTGACTGGTTTATAGCACTGGCTGTGCTCAACTCGGCCATGAACCCAGTCATCTACACTCTGGTCAGTCGCGAGATGAGACGGGCCTTCCTGGCTCTGGTTTGTGGCGTTTGCTACAAGATGAAGACTTTTTGTGGACGGCGGTGGGAACAGGCAGTTCCGGGAGCCCAGGCAAATCTGGAAGAAATCATGGAGTAG
- the LOC102234073 gene encoding sphingosine 1-phosphate receptor 3-like isoform X1 produces the protein MLVLLSTNYEVRASSGELPPGCHEREVRLKRFKSALHGKSAEDTRLFSAMTFSDSNRGDLKMNVILLHYNHTGKLDHRLLSSDTNSGTLDIKIIVFLIICSFIVLENLTVLVAIWRNHRFHNRMYFFIGNLALCDLLAGVSYMVNLLLSGDKTFDLSPTLWFIREGSTFVALSASIFSLLAIAIERHLTMIKMRPYDANKNYRVFLLIGTCWLIAVILGALPILGWNCIGKLQDCSTVLSLYSKKYVAFCITVFITLLLAMSVLYARIYILVKSSSRKVSKHSNSEHAMSLLRTVIIVVGVFIACWTPLFILLLVDVASEQHFPVLYEADWFIALAVLNSAMNPVIYTLASREMRRAFLALVCGVCYKMKVSVSGSGNRQSPEPSRSRSKSWSSQNNQNQQRGQETDTGTNREDAQEGV, from the exons ATGCTCGTTTTACTTTCAACTAATTACGAGGTCCGGGCGTCCAGCGGTGAGTTGCCTCCAGGCTGCCATGAACGAGAAGTGCGactgaaaagatttaaaagtgCGTTGCATGGGAAGTCAG ctgaagacACCAGACTCTTCTCTGCAATGACCTTCAGTGACAGCAACCGTGGTGATTTGAAGATGAATGTCATACTCCTTCACTACAACCACACTGGAAAGCTGGACCACCGGCTGCTGAGCTCTGACACAAACTCTGGAACTTTGGATATCAAAATCATCGTCTTCCTCATCATTTGCAGCTTCATCGTTCTGGAGAACCTCACCGTCCTGGTGGCCATATGGAGGAACCACAGGTTCCACAACCGGATGTACTTCTTCATTGGGAACCTGGCACTGTGTGACCTGCTGGCTGGAGTCTCCTACATGGTCAACTTGCTCCTCTCTGGGGATAAGACGTTTGATCTCTCACCGACTCTGTGGTTTATTAGAGAGGGCAGCACATTTGTAGCACTCAGTGCCTCCATCTTCAGTCTTTTGGCCATCGCCATAGAGAGACACCTGACTATGATCAAAATGAGACCTTATGATGCCAACAAGAACTACAGAGTGTTTCTGCTTATAGGGACCTGCTGGCTGATTGCTGTGATCCTGGGAGCTTTGCCCATCTTGGGTTGGAACTGCATTGGCAAACTCCAAGACTGTTCCACAGTCCTGTCTCTTTACAGCAAGAAATATGTAGCTTTCTGCATCACAGTTTTCATAACCCTGCTTTTAGCCATGTCAGTCCTTTATGCTCGCATCTACATCCTGGTAAAATCCAGCAGCCGAAAGGTGAGTAAGCACAGCAACTCTGAGCACGCTATGTCCCTTCTGCGCACCGTCATTATTGTAGTCGGAGTCTTCATCGCCTGCTGGACACCCCTCTTCATCCTGCTCCTGGTGGATGTGGCGTCTGAGCAGCACTTTCCAGTCCTGTACGAGGCTGACTGGTTTATAGCACTGGCTGTGCTCAACTCGGCCATGAACCCAGTCATCTACACTCTGGCCAGTCGCGAGATGAGACGGGCCTTCCTGGCTCTGGTTTGTGGCGTTTGCTACAAGATGAAGGTGTCGGTGAGTGGCAGTGGGAACAGACAGTCCCCTGAGCCCAGCCGGAGCAGGAGCAAATCATGGAGCAGTCAgaacaaccagaaccagcagagggGCCAGGAGACGGACACTGGAACGAATAGAGAGGATGCTCAGGAGGGTGTTTAG
- the LOC102234073 gene encoding sphingosine 1-phosphate receptor 3-like isoform X2, which produces MLVLLSTNYEVRASSAEDTRLFSAMTFSDSNRGDLKMNVILLHYNHTGKLDHRLLSSDTNSGTLDIKIIVFLIICSFIVLENLTVLVAIWRNHRFHNRMYFFIGNLALCDLLAGVSYMVNLLLSGDKTFDLSPTLWFIREGSTFVALSASIFSLLAIAIERHLTMIKMRPYDANKNYRVFLLIGTCWLIAVILGALPILGWNCIGKLQDCSTVLSLYSKKYVAFCITVFITLLLAMSVLYARIYILVKSSSRKVSKHSNSEHAMSLLRTVIIVVGVFIACWTPLFILLLVDVASEQHFPVLYEADWFIALAVLNSAMNPVIYTLASREMRRAFLALVCGVCYKMKVSVSGSGNRQSPEPSRSRSKSWSSQNNQNQQRGQETDTGTNREDAQEGV; this is translated from the exons ATGCTCGTTTTACTTTCAACTAATTACGAGGTCCGGGCGTCCAGCG ctgaagacACCAGACTCTTCTCTGCAATGACCTTCAGTGACAGCAACCGTGGTGATTTGAAGATGAATGTCATACTCCTTCACTACAACCACACTGGAAAGCTGGACCACCGGCTGCTGAGCTCTGACACAAACTCTGGAACTTTGGATATCAAAATCATCGTCTTCCTCATCATTTGCAGCTTCATCGTTCTGGAGAACCTCACCGTCCTGGTGGCCATATGGAGGAACCACAGGTTCCACAACCGGATGTACTTCTTCATTGGGAACCTGGCACTGTGTGACCTGCTGGCTGGAGTCTCCTACATGGTCAACTTGCTCCTCTCTGGGGATAAGACGTTTGATCTCTCACCGACTCTGTGGTTTATTAGAGAGGGCAGCACATTTGTAGCACTCAGTGCCTCCATCTTCAGTCTTTTGGCCATCGCCATAGAGAGACACCTGACTATGATCAAAATGAGACCTTATGATGCCAACAAGAACTACAGAGTGTTTCTGCTTATAGGGACCTGCTGGCTGATTGCTGTGATCCTGGGAGCTTTGCCCATCTTGGGTTGGAACTGCATTGGCAAACTCCAAGACTGTTCCACAGTCCTGTCTCTTTACAGCAAGAAATATGTAGCTTTCTGCATCACAGTTTTCATAACCCTGCTTTTAGCCATGTCAGTCCTTTATGCTCGCATCTACATCCTGGTAAAATCCAGCAGCCGAAAGGTGAGTAAGCACAGCAACTCTGAGCACGCTATGTCCCTTCTGCGCACCGTCATTATTGTAGTCGGAGTCTTCATCGCCTGCTGGACACCCCTCTTCATCCTGCTCCTGGTGGATGTGGCGTCTGAGCAGCACTTTCCAGTCCTGTACGAGGCTGACTGGTTTATAGCACTGGCTGTGCTCAACTCGGCCATGAACCCAGTCATCTACACTCTGGCCAGTCGCGAGATGAGACGGGCCTTCCTGGCTCTGGTTTGTGGCGTTTGCTACAAGATGAAGGTGTCGGTGAGTGGCAGTGGGAACAGACAGTCCCCTGAGCCCAGCCGGAGCAGGAGCAAATCATGGAGCAGTCAgaacaaccagaaccagcagagggGCCAGGAGACGGACACTGGAACGAATAGAGAGGATGCTCAGGAGGGTGTTTAG